ACTATATACGCAGTGCAGGCTAAATGGCCACTCAGCAAGAATACATTGCATCAATCCAGGACCGAGATGGAATCTCAACTAGCGGGCACAGCCGCAAGCAAGCTCCATAGATGGTCGTTGGTCCCGTTGTCCTGGAACTGGACGACGTTGGCGCTATTAGCCGTGGACTcgccatcaactccaacCACCAGCCCGCTATTCTTATTCTTTATCAAATATAGCCCGTCACTGTTTGACTGCACTCGCCAAAGCTGGTTGTCtgttccatcttcttgcaACTGCTGAAGACGCGCACTGTTGGACGTTGACTGGCCTTCGACGGCCAGCAGGAGCCCGCTGTTGAGGTTCTGGATCTTGTACCAGCCTCCAGGCGCCTTGACAAACTGCCACAAATGATCCCGGGTGCCGTTGTCTTCATATTGCTGAATGTAGGCGCCCCTGGTCTTGGACGCGTTCTGGACGCCCATGAGCTTGCCGCTGTTCAGATTATTGATCTGAAAGACAGCTGCAGTCCACACCTCGAACTCGGAGAGACCCCAACCTGATCCGCCGCCCGGGTTGGGGGCCACGACACGAAGTTGCGAGGTGGTGATTGTCGGGAAGGTGATCTGAGTCAGTGTGTTTGACACCGAGGAGGCTGTGCTCCGCTGCTGGCCGGGGACTGTGACCCAGGTGCTACCAGAGAGATACTGGAGATCATAGCTCGAGGGCAGCTtcacgccgccgccgtcggtGTAGAAATACAGCCGGACGTTAGAAACTGCCTGCGACCTTCGGAGATCCACGCCGAAATAGTCCTGAGCGTTGGGGCTCTGGTATGAAGTCCAGCGGCTGTTCTGGGGCACGGCATTGCGAAACACGATGCCGTCGACGGCCCTCCAGACATCGTCGTACTGCGAGGTGTAGGATGCGAATGGTGTTGACCCTGATGAGAACTTCTGGGTGTTGGCGGCGATGTTGACCTGAGAGTTGATGGTTTGGATAACTGCACTGCCGACGTTGACAGTGAGCAAGCCGATAGTAGAACGAGTGCCAGCGAGGGTGCCGTCAACAAAAACCCTTAAACCAGAACCCTGGTTGTAACGCGAACCAGACTTGTCCCAGATGACTGTTACTTGATGTCCGTGGTACTCAACATTCTCCAGCGCAAAGTAGTCCCATGAGGACGGCACGAGAGGATCGACAGTCAGAGTATCATTGGATTGTCCGCGTAGGCCAAGGAGTCCGGCGATGACATTGTCAATGAAAGTGGAATGATTGTAGTCTTCACTATGGTTATAAGTGTCGTACATCCACTGGTTGGCGTCGGGATCATGAGCTTCGGCCACGTAAGGGATGCCATTCTTATATTGGGTTGCGGCGTAACCAACAAGAAGGTTATAGTAATCGGTCGATGTAATGTATGACTGCGCGGGATAATCATGGAGCACATTTTCCACAGCGGTGAGGACTTGCGCGGTGGCatatggccatgatggacCATCCCATTGAAGGCAGTTTGCGCCTTGATACATATACCATTGGCTTCGTCGTTCCGTAGTGGTAGGTCCGTACGTAGCCGCAAAGCCCTGAGAATCCTTCAGCTGGGAGAAGGCGGCGATGCCAGACGCTTGTGGCATGTCGAACATCCACGGAAAGTAACCCATAATCTCACGAGTGGTGAGCAGTGCTCCCGAGGGGTTGTTGTCCCGTTGCCGGTGCATGAAGAACTGACGCGAGCTGTCCCAGAGAGTATTCTGCATTGCCGTCTGCAGAGCGCTGGCTCGGCTTGTATACTCAGAAGCCAAGGCCGTATCTCCCTTCAAAGTGGCCAAAGATGCGATAGCACGAGCGTCTCCATACTGATATCCGTTAATGGTAGGCCTATAGCCAGCACCACCGTGGTAAGGATCGCTGGTCTGATAGGATGCTGCTGTGCATTCGCTGGCATCCCAGACAGGGACTTGCCAGTAAAGCCCGAGGCTCTGGTTGAAGTGATTGTCCCAACCTCTGTATTGTTTGACAAGATTATCTAACTGACCGATGGCGAAATCCCGATCCCCAGTTACAAGATAATGGCGCCACACGGCGGTGGCTACCCAGAAGCTGTATTCGTGGGCCCAATCAGAGGTGTCGAGATTGTAAGTATCAGTTTGCGGTTTAGGGAACGTGCCAGGGCCAGCCAACCagtaattaatattatctTTAACGTATCTCTGATCCCGAAGCCATCGACCCTCGATGATGTGATGTCCTGCAGCGGCTACGACGCCTCCGTACGGCGCACCATAAGAGACTGGCGTTAGAAACTCGCTGAGCATGTAGCCATACTGGACACCGGTGTAGGTGAGATGCTCCTTGTAAGTCTGCCAACGGTAGTAGTAGACGGCTTGTATCTGTGAGTTGGGAACATCAAGGAATGGGATGTTCTGCTCGAACCAGTTGGGGTCTTCAAATCCGGAAAGCAACTGGCTATGATTCAAGAAATTGGTGGCTACGGAACGTCCCGAGaggacaatggcagcaacaccaaAGACGGAAATGCTAAGGGTCTTCATCCTACTGTAGTTCAGCTGACGATTGCCTCAATACTGAGGACTTTTACCCGGAGGCCACTATCTTGAAACGGATGATGTCTTTTAAACTGACAGCTTTGAGTGTTCCGATGAGGGCACGAACTGGAGCCTATGTCTACAAAAGAATATACCATGGGAGCAATTAATAGAAGGCCATTATatagagaaaaagaaagccgcGTTCCAAAGAACGAGCTGTGTGCCGAAACATCACTTTGCCTTCACGAAGTGTCAAGTATGCCGTTCTGTGTCCTTCCTAAATCTGCTAAAGAAAGTGCAAATGTTGGCTTGAAGAATGACCCCATGTTACATCGTGAGCGACTAGGCGATGAATCCTTCAATATAACATGACTATATTGCCGAAAAGCTCTCCGTCTACTAATCTATTTTGATATGGCAGCCCCTCTTAGATGCGCCTTCATTTGGCTATATCACCACATCAAAAGAGTGGGCGGACTCTGAGGGACAACGGTTTGTGTATCTATGCGAGTGTCTTTCTCGGCAAGTTTCTCCTGCCCGATGTTAATATAAGCCCAAAATGATATCTTATTGAGGCCCTTGAGCCTAGTGTATTcaacaaaaaaggaagcGCATAGATTGTCAAGCAGGCGTATACAACATAAACTAGGCGTATAAGGTGGAGAGCAAGCGTGTTTTAGCTATACACAGTCCTTGAAAGCTAATCCACTCGAGTTACCATTAGGATCGATCCTTTTCATCGCTATTGGTCCACATTCACTTTGCTTCATCTGGAGCACATGACAAATTGCGGTTTCGAGACTTCATAGCGGACGGGCGCATAAGTTGGACCAAGCCCAAAGAAGAACCTAGAACTCTTATGATCTATTTAGCGCGAAATATATATAGCCTTAAAAGGGCAGTATTGTTACTCAAAAGACATCAGGCGACCAAGAGCGCTGGAATCGCGGATCGACGCTCTATTAGACCAAGATCGGGTGACTCGTTTGGGCGATTCCGGAGAGCGTCAGCTTTTCACTTACATGGATGCTACCTCCACAGTTTCTAGCCTCAGCTAGGCAACCCTCAAACGAAGGCGATTGGACCGCTTCAGGCGTCTTAGCTGCAGCATAGATGGGACTAACCCAGGGACTCTAACGGCAGTTGTGTGATAGCTGTCTCTTCTCATGGACATCACGTACAAACAAGAACTCCCAAAAGGTGAACTGCGATGTATgctttgaagatggattgaACAGCCTTGTTTCATAGCATCTGACTTTGACAGCTGCTAAACTAAATACTCACGTATGCTCAGGTGGACACAGCTCATGCCTGTCAGCGAAAAAGTCATGGATATGTACATATATCAGGTGATGAGTGGAATGTGCCCTTGAGAGAGTCACTGCCGCATGCTACGTGCTCTTCTTACTAGGCacgagaaaagaaacacatTGCGATGTGGCGGCGCTGTGACGTTGCAATGGACTAGGGTTTCATTCAACTATGGTTCCTGCATAGATGATTCCATGTCCATTCTCCCCGCATCCGCAACAATCTCGAATACCGGCATCATCGGTCGTATCGCCTCGGCAATTGGAGGAGCTGAATTCGGCCCGCGCCTCTCCACTCATCACTGTGCAGTAGCAATCACTCGTTCACGGAATCAGCAGGTCATTCGTTTCCTTTTAATTACTAATTACTGCGAACCTTCGGTTGGACTTTCGGTCCGGTTGCCATCATATTGGTACGGTTTTCTGTTTCGCAAATAAGTTTCAAACAACTGCAAAGGTTAGCTTAGGCTCCAACATAACCAAAATGAAGATTCTAGTCCGTTAAATGTACAATTTTTTCCCATCAGGTTTAGCTGAATTACATGGAATCTTCAAGTGGCAGTTTTTGCTATCACagcaagcggaggacagaaaaatCGGGACTAAGAAAAATTAGAATACGTTAAATTATACGCCTGTTGTCTCAGTATTTATCTATTcctatagctatatttctcaAGTAACTACTATTgtatctatatttctctagtagcTACTATCACatttatatttctctagtaactgctagTATATCTATgtttctctagtaactgctattatatctatatttcttcagtaactgctattatatctatatttctctagtaactgctattacAGTTACATATATAGTAAAATCCGGGTACTAGCTAAATGGATATTCCTCTATAAAAGTACTACTTAATAAGTACATGCCCAGTAATCCCCAGCTCTATGCATGTAGGTACCTAATACTCTTAAACGAGGTCCTTCTTATCAGGCGTCCCTTTAAAGCCATCGGAGGACGGAGCATAAGACTTAAATTTCAGAATCTAACAATCTAAATACACAGCTTTAATTGTACTTTATTAACCAAATTACAGAGAATGTTCTCAAAAACAATGTCCTTAAGTACACCCTGGAGGGATATTGTAGTAGATGGAACATGCCGTTCATAAACAGCGATGTAGGCTATCGCAAGGTCCTAAACTCCGATAGTAGAACACGCAAGGATTGAAAGCATATAAAGTCGAGTTGCCAAGTCAGTCAGCTACCAATTGATGATATGTCGCTATATATGTAGTAGTTATCATCTGCTTTCCTGAAGTTTTTGATCAATTGACCCATAGTACTGTACCCAATTTCTTTCCTTATCCAAGCCACCAATGCAACATCAATACTTCATACTTCGGCTCATTTGTCAAATCGAAGCGCTAAATCCTTCATGAATGTGtcgatatcatcaagcttcttcatctcttctgcTTTTAATGCCCACTTGACACCGGATTCTGGCGTTGTCTCAGTATATGGATTAGATTCCATCCATTTTGACCATTTCTGGATAACCGAAATAGCATCATCAGGCGTCATTTCAAACCATTCAATATGCTGTATCGAACAGCCGGTACAATAGACTCTTGTCCGACAATAATCCAACTCGGCGTGGCACAAGGCCTCAATACGGCGGGCATTTGGGACTATTGAGCCTTCAAAGAGTGACTTGGGTTCTCTGTTGCAGCTCAACTTCCACTCTTCATGCCGTGTTGCCGGACTGCGAGTAGTGTATCCGATTTTGACAAATCTCTCGTTTCCTTTAACCGTATAAAGATATATGAATCCCTTCTTTAGGTCGCCCAACTTCTTTTCCAAAGGACGCATCGCGTTAGCTTTGATCTTTTTGTATGAAGATTTTAGGTCTTGAGGGCTATCCCTTCTCTTGATTATTTTAAAGAGACTCTCATCAAAGGCGTTGGTCCAGTATTGGTCTGGTGGAGGTAATGCTAAGTCAATAGGTGTTGAGTCGACTCGCTTTTCAAGATCATGTTTAGTGCTATTTTTGAGCATTAGCCTTTGTACTATTTCTGGTTGTGAAGTTGTGCCAGACATATCAGAGTCATCCAGAGTACAGCCGCTATTAGCCAATTGCTTATTTTCTGCTTGGTATGTGCTGCGAATCTCCACGAGTCTTGAAGTCCATAGCTCGATATGTTTAGATGACTGATATTGGTGGTGATCACAAAGCCCATTACATGCGAGGACTTTGAGAAGATACTCAACTTTAGTATCATCAAAGCAAGCTACCGACTGGATAATCTCATCAATAGTCTTGGTGTAATTTTGCATCTGTCGTCCATCAAGCTTCGAACGGCAATCCTCCTGCTTCAATGTCTTCCCTATGCAATAACGGTTATTGCAATGGGTGTAATCGCGACGTAGAGCAATTGTGATCCGCTTCTCCAGAGGTATAGATGGCTTAGCATCTCCAACAGGGAAGATAGATGTCCATTTCTCAACGCGATCTTCTATATGTCTTTCATagggatgaagatggcagtgAACTAGCTCAGCCAACTTTCGTAGCCTGTCTTCGAGTTCCATAGACGACTGAGTCAAAGCCACCATCGATTCTATCAAGCTATCCACCTTCGTCCTATTCTCTTTCGGCGTATACTTTTTACAGGGCTTCCCCTGTTGGGTAAGGCATCCGCATCGCCAATCCTGGAGATTGAGTCGACATTTCAGCACACTTAGATCGATCTTTTTTGTCGCTTGCTGATCAATTTTCACAGCCGTATCTGGCGTAGGGGAAGGGGTCCTTGGAGGAGTAAGAAGCCTAGAGGGATTGGTTGCAGTAGCGCCATCGTCAAGACTGAGCCCGCTGCCCTTCTTGTACAGGTTCGGCATGTTGTCTTCCTACAAGAAGAGATTCCGGAGACTCAATTAGGCCAACTCTGTCTTTGCCTTCTACAACACCAAAGATATTTCATCAAATTGAGCTGAAGTTTCAAAAGCGCAACCGTTGAAATGACGTTAGTAGTACGATACCAGGCATAAATGCAAGCGAAGGCCGATAGAAACCCTGAAAGAGTGCACACTAGCATTTTTAAATGCTCATGAGAATGGGCCCCTTTGAGTCCTTGGCTTTGATCAGAGTGAGTCAATTGATACAATGACTTACACACAATCACTTCAGGCAGCCCCCAAGGGTAGGACAAGATTTGCCTTGGTCCTACCTGCTGCGCCACACGTCTCTGTCATGTTCTACTTGGCTTTGTGTTGGCTGTAAAGGCTTTCAAGTTGACGTTGGGCTGAGAGCGGCGATTCACGTCGAGCTAGAATTTATGCCTTGTGGCAGCTTAGAGGCGCATTGTATATGTGCAATCCCGTCTACTAGTCCCTCCCCATCTCCTCTTTGTTACACTTGGGGGAGAGGGGGTGCCTACATGTGTTCAACATGATCCCCAATTGTGCTATCTAACACTCCGTGGTGCAACCTGAAAATAATACCGAATACTAGGCGCTTATGGCTATAGCGGAAGATAGATACAAGAGAAATGTAGCTGTAACAGTAAAGAATTGTAGAAGTGACAGTTACTTAAAGAATGAGGTATATACTACATTCAGTTTTACTTACGTACTAGCAGCTAAATCCCCGTAGCTGTAACAACGGTAACTGGCTTTCTTTCACATCAAGTTTCGATGCTCAAACTTCAAGCAGTCTTAAGGGGGCTGGATAGCCAACTTGGAGTGCTGAACAGCTACTCCCCCCATTATCCTATTCTATTGATCTACCATAGATGTCTGGGAATTGAACCTTGATCTTGACACCCTTTTCTCGCTGTAGTCGCGTGCTCATAACATATCCGATGGCACCAGGATTGTCTGTAGACCTCACTCAATACCAGTACTCATCTTCTAGATCAATCTCGctgtcctcgtcctcgttctcttcgtcatctttctcttcgtcatctttctcttcgttctttttttcttcatcctccttctctttatcttttttctctttagtCACTTTCTCctcactctcctcctcctcatcttcctcatcgtcctgTTCATTGCCTGGCTCCCACATTTTCATTTCATGCTTGAACCAACACTGCGCGAAATCGATAGCAAAAGGTTGTTGCGACTGTTGGTCCACAATCACGTTGCGCGCGGAACATTCCATCATAACCACGCCGTATTCATTGATTTTGTGAACCAAATCTACAGAACGCTGTACGAA
The sequence above is drawn from the Trichoderma breve strain T069 chromosome 5, whole genome shotgun sequence genome and encodes:
- a CDS encoding ricin-type beta-trefoil lectin domain-like domain-containing protein; amino-acid sequence: MKTLSISVFGVAAIVLSGRSVATNFLNHSQLLSGFEDPNWFEQNIPFLDVPNSQIQAVYYYRWQTYKEHLTYTGVQYGYMLSEFLTPVSYGAPYGGVVAAAGHHIIEGRWLRDQRYVKDNINYWLAGPGTFPKPQTDTYNLDTSDWAHEYSFWVATAVWRHYLSLGLYWQVPVWDASECTAASYQTSDPYHGGAGYRPTINGYQYGDARAIASLATLKGDTALASEYTSRASALQTAMQNTLWDSSRQFFMHRQRDNNPSGALLTTREIMGYFPWMFDMPQASGIAAFSQLKDSQGFAATYGPTTTERRSQWYMYQGANCLQWDGPSWPYATAQVLTAVENVLHDYPAQSYITSTDYYNLLVGYAATQYKNGIPYVAEAHDPDANQWMYDTYNHSEDYNHSTFIDNVIAGLLGLRGQSNDTLTVDPLVPSSWDYFALENVEYHGHQVTVIWDKSGSRYNQGSGLRVFVDGTLAGTRSTIGLLTVNVGSAVIQTINSQVNIAANTQKFSSGSTPFASYTSQYDDVWRAVDGIVFRNAVPQNSRWTSYQSPNAQDYFGVDLRRSQAVSNVRLYFYTDGGGVKLPSSYDLQYLSGSTWVTVPGQQRSTASSVSNTLTQITFPTITTSQLRVVAPNPGGGSGWGLSEFEVWTAAVFQINNLNSGKLMGVQNASKTRGAYIQQYEDNGTRDHLWQFVKAPGGWYKIQNLNSGLLLAVEGQSTSNSARLQQLQEDGTDNQLWRVQSNSDGLYLIKNKNSGLVVGVDGESTANSANVVQFQDNGTNDHLWSLLAAVPAS